The Argentina anserina chromosome 5, drPotAnse1.1, whole genome shotgun sequence genome includes the window TCTTGTGATGTTCTGGTCTAAAGTTCAAACCATACATATCTTGCAGTAGTATAACTGGTCCGTGGATTTTACATTTTAGCTTGGATCTACAAGAATGTTGAGAAATGAATATTGTCACGTACAGTACATAATGTGATGATGAACCATTGAACacactaaaaccttttaatAGTACTTTCGATCAGTCAAGCTCAAGCTAAACTCCCAGAGTTTCTTGGCCATATCTTCATCTTTGGCCTGAGAGCTCGGTTCGATTATGTTGCACCCAGAAAAGTATTCCCCAGTTACACCCTTTACTTGTGGATGAAGAGACACAAAGCATGTTGTCGCTGCCCCCTGCATGATCCATTTCAATAAGATTCTGTTGTAAACCAAACTACCTAATAGATCGTATCTCCAGTCGATAACATATTATGGTCTAATAGCATCAGTCAAAAAAATAATCGAATGCTAGAAGTCTAGAACACAATAAGTACCTGCTCTACAGTTTTGGACATGAATATACCCAGCAGCGACAGCGTCTTCAAAAAACCTGTGTCAAAGCCAACATTGATTTGTCAGTGTTTGTTGAGATGTATGACATATGAACCACAAGATGTACAGCCAGATGAAGCTTACACTGGAAACAGCTATGAATACTGCGTACAAGATTTGTGCAAATTTCTCCAGGATGAAGAGAATTAGCAGTTATCTCCACACCTTCTTCCTGTTTACTCAAGAAGTGCAGATCATGTTACTTGGAAAAATGCAGTTTACTTCTATATAAAGCGTGGCACTTGGTTTGTGACCTTACAGCATTTGACATCTTTAGACGCCTTGCAAGCTCATTAGCATGTAATATGTTAGCAAGCTTGGACTGGTTATATGCGCGATATTTGTTGTGTCTGCAATTTTGCAAGGGAATAGTAGATTGTTGATTATATATCTGTTTATCAAAAGGATCCCAAACAGTCTGAAACATACTAACTTCAGAGGAAATGTGAGAACATTATATAGCTGCAGAGCCGAACTAATTGAATCAGCACAGCCTAAAGAAGATTCatcaaaagaaacacattgCATCAGATACCTTGATTCATTATTAATGTCATCAAAACGAATTCCTTCACGATACCCAAATTTATGGCCTAATGATGCTACATTAACAATTCTTCCTTCTGTGCTGCTCTCTCGTGATGTGCGTTTCATAGTTTCTAGTAAACGATTTGTGAGAAGAAAATGACCTGCAGATTGGATGGTCCAAGTCACACAGTTATTTGTAGAATAGCTGATATGTAGAAAAAGGATTTGATTGAACAAAACAAATGCTTAATCacttttttaaatataaaaacaaatgCTTAATCACAAACCTAAATGGTTTGTAGCAAACTGAAGTTCTATGTTGTCTTGAGAAAACTTGAATGGAGTTGCCATAACCCCTGCATTGTTACTTCCAACATAGATAATTGAACTCTGTTAAAGGAAACcaacagaaagaaaatatagaaattGGCTGGATTTATAGGTGTACTAACAATGAACTTCTAATAAGTGCTGCTCTCTTACATAAGGATATTCAAGGGAAGGCCTTTGGAATTGTACTCTGCTGCAAACTTTCTTACAGATGCCATTGAGCTGAGATCTAACTCCATGACATCAATCTTAGCATTGGAGTTTTCTTTAAGGATTTCTTCTCTGACATCGGTACCAGCATTCATGTTCCTTACTGCCATTACTACATGAACACCACGCAATGCAA containing:
- the LOC126796019 gene encoding short-chain dehydrogenase TIC 32, chloroplastic-like isoform X11, which produces MGIFSKRGASGFSASSTAEQVTQGVDGTGLTAIVTGASSGIGVETARVLALRGVHVVMAVRNMNAGTDVREEILKENSNAKIDVMELDLSSMASVRKFAAEYNSKGLPLNILINNAGVMATPFKFSQDNIELQFATNHLGHFLLTNRLLETMKRTSRESSTEGRIVNVASLGHKFGYREGIRFDDINNESRHNKYRAYNQSKLANILHANELARRLKIKQEEGVEITANSLHPGEICTNLVRSFLKTLSLLGIFMSKTVEQGAATTCFVSLHPQVKGVTGEYFSGCNIIEPSSQAKDEDMAKKLWEFSLSLTDRKYY
- the LOC126796019 gene encoding short-chain dehydrogenase TIC 32, chloroplastic-like isoform X1, with the translated sequence MGIFSKRGASGFSASSTAEQVTQGVDGTGLTAIVTGASSGIGVETARVLALRGVHVVMAVRNMNAGTDVREEILKENSNAKIDVMELDLSSMASVRKFAAEYNSKGLPLNILINNAGVMATPFKFSQDNIELQFATNHLGHFLLTNRLLETMKRTSRESSTEGRIVNVASLGHKFGYREGIRFDDINNESRHNKYRAYNQSKLANILHANELARRLKIKQEEGVEITANSLHPGEICTNLVRSIHSCFQYDLLGSLVYNRILLKWIMQGAATTCFVSLHPQVKGVTGEYFSGCNIIEPSSQAKDEDMAKKLWEFSLSLTDRKYY
- the LOC126796019 gene encoding short-chain dehydrogenase TIC 32, chloroplastic-like isoform X4, with protein sequence MGIFSKRGASGFSASSTAEQVTQGVDGTGLTAIVTGASSGIGVETARVLALRGVHVVMAVRNMNAGTDVREEILKENSNAKIDVMELDLSSMASVRKFAAEYNSKGLPLNILINNAGVMATPFKFSQDNIELQFATNHLGHFLLTNRLLETMKRTSRESSTEGRIVNVASLGHKFGYREGIRFDDINNESRHNKYRAYNQSKLANILHANELARRLKIKQEEGVEITANSLHPGEICTNLVRSIHSCFHLVYNRILLKWIMQGAATTCFVSLHPQVKGVTGEYFSGCNIIEPSSQAKDEDMAKKLWEFSLSLTDRKYY
- the LOC126796019 gene encoding short-chain dehydrogenase TIC 32, chloroplastic-like isoform X9, with protein sequence MGIFSKRGASGFSASSTAEQVTQGVDGTGLTAIVTGASSGIGVETARVLALRGVHVVMAVRNMNAGTDVREEILKENSNAKIDVMELDLSSMASVRKFAAEYNSKGLPLNILINNAGVMATPFKFSQDNIELQFATNHLGHFLLTNRLLETMKRTSRESSTEGRIVNVASLGHKFGYREGIRFDDINNESRHNKYRAYNQSKLANILHANELARRLKIKQEEGVEITANSLHPGEICTNLVRSSLVYNRILLKWIMQGAATTCFVSLHPQVKGVTGEYFSGCNIIEPSSQAKDEDMAKKLWEFSLSLTDRKYY
- the LOC126796019 gene encoding short-chain dehydrogenase TIC 32, chloroplastic-like isoform X3; translated protein: MGIFSKRGASGFSASSTAEQVTQGVDGTGLTAIVTGASSGIGVETARVLALRGVHVVMAVRNMNAGTDVREEILKENSNAKIDVMELDLSSMASVRKFAAEYNSKGLPLNILINNAGVMATPFKFSQDNIELQFATNHLGHFLLTNRLLETMKRTSRESSTEGRIVNVASLGHKFGYREGIRFDDINNESRHNKYRAYNQSKLANILHANELARRLKIKQEEGVEITANSLHPGEICTNLVRSIHSCFQCSLVYNRILLKWIMQGAATTCFVSLHPQVKGVTGEYFSGCNIIEPSSQAKDEDMAKKLWEFSLSLTDRKYY
- the LOC126796019 gene encoding short-chain dehydrogenase TIC 32, chloroplastic-like isoform X2, with product MGIFSKRGASGFSASSTAEQVTQGVDGTGLTAIVTGASSGIGVETARVLALRGVHVVMAVRNMNAGTDVREEILKENSNAKIDVMELDLSSMASVRKFAAEYNSKGLPLNILINNAGVMATPFKFSQDNIELQFATNHLGHFLLTNRLLETMKRTSRESSTEGRIVNVASLGHKFGYREGIRFDDINNESRHNKYRAYNQSKLANILHANELARRLKIKQEEGVEITANSLHPGEICTNLVRSIHSCFQCKLHLTLSLLGIFIILLKWIMQGAATTCFVSLHPQVKGVTGEYFSGCNIIEPSSQAKDEDMAKKLWEFSLSLTDRKYY
- the LOC126796019 gene encoding short-chain dehydrogenase TIC 32, chloroplastic-like isoform X6, whose protein sequence is MGIFSKRGASGFSASSTAEQVTQGVDGTGLTAIVTGASSGIGVETARVLALRGVHVVMAVRNMNAGTDVREEILKENSNAKIDVMELDLSSMASVRKFAAEYNSKGLPLNILINNAGVMATPFKFSQDNIELQFATNHLGHFLLTNRLLETMKRTSRESSTEGRIVNVASLGHKFGYREGIRFDDINNESRHNKYRAYNQSKLANILHANELARRLKIKQEEGVEITANSLHPGEICTNLVRSIHSCSLVYNRILLKWIMQGAATTCFVSLHPQVKGVTGEYFSGCNIIEPSSQAKDEDMAKKLWEFSLSLTDRKYY
- the LOC126796019 gene encoding short-chain dehydrogenase TIC 32, chloroplastic-like isoform X7 encodes the protein MGIFSKRGASGFSASSTAEQVTQGVDGTGLTAIVTGASSGIGVETARVLALRGVHVVMAVRNMNAGTDVREEILKENSNAKIDVMELDLSSMASVRKFAAEYNSKGLPLNILINNAGVMATPFKFSQDNIELQFATNHLGHFLLTNRLLETMKRTSRESSTEGRIVNVASLGHKFGYREGIRFDDINNESRHNKYRAYNQSKLANILHANELARRLKIKQEEGVEITANSLHPGEICTNLVRSIHSYAVAAGLVYNRILLKWIMQGAATTCFVSLHPQVKGVTGEYFSGCNIIEPSSQAKDEDMAKKLWEFSLSLTDRKYY
- the LOC126796019 gene encoding short-chain dehydrogenase TIC 32, chloroplastic-like isoform X10, with amino-acid sequence MGIFSKRGASGFSASSTAEQVTQGVDGTGLTAIVTGASSGIGVETARVLALRGVHVVMAVRNMNAGTDVREEILKENSNAKIDVMELDLSSMASVRKFAAEYNSKGLPLNILINNAGVMATPFKFSQDNIELQFATNHLGHFLLTNRLLETMKRTSRESSTEGRIVNVASLGHKFGYREGIRFDDINNESRHNKYRAYNQSKLANILHANELARRLKIKQEEGVEITANSLHPGEICTNLVRSTGFLKTLSLLGIFMSKTVEQGAATTCFVSLHPQVKGVTGEYFSGCNIIEPSSQAKDEDMAKKLWEFSLSLTDRKYY
- the LOC126796019 gene encoding short-chain dehydrogenase TIC 32, chloroplastic-like isoform X8 — encoded protein: MGIFSKRGASGFSASSTAEQVTQGVDGTGLTAIVTGASSGIGVETARVLALRGVHVVMAVRNMNAGTDVREEILKENSNAKIDVMELDLSSMASVRKFAAEYNSKGLPLNILINNAGVMATPFKFSQDNIELQFATNHLGHFLLTNRLLETMKRTSRESSTEGRIVNVASLGHKFGYREGIRFDDINNESRHNKYRAYNQSKLANILHANELARRLKIKQEEGVEITANSLHPGEICTNLVRSIHSCFLKTLSLLGIFMSKTVEQGAATTCFVSLHPQVKGVTGEYFSGCNIIEPSSQAKDEDMAKKLWEFSLSLTDRKYY
- the LOC126796019 gene encoding short-chain dehydrogenase TIC 32, chloroplastic-like isoform X5, with amino-acid sequence MGIFSKRGASGFSASSTAEQVTQGVDGTGLTAIVTGASSGIGVETARVLALRGVHVVMAVRNMNAGTDVREEILKENSNAKIDVMELDLSSMASVRKFAAEYNSKGLPLNILINNAGVMATPFKFSQDNIELQFATNHLGHFLLTNRLLETMKRTSRESSTEGRIVNVASLGHKFGYREGIRFDDINNESRHNKYRAYNQSKLANILHANELARRLKIKQEEGVEITANSLHPGEICTNLVRSIHSCFQCFLKTLSLLGIFMSKTVEQGAATTCFVSLHPQVKGVTGEYFSGCNIIEPSSQAKDEDMAKKLWEFSLSLTDRKYY